Proteins co-encoded in one Pseudomonas beijingensis genomic window:
- a CDS encoding GtrA family protein → MKAIWKSFLSYSLVGLANTLIHWQIFFVLRVAVGLNQATSNFTAFCVAASFSFYVNALYTFEAKLSVTSYVFFLCVMGVLSFIVGHVGDRWHLQGLLTVAAFSLLSLVFGFLFSWSVVFRGRRP, encoded by the coding sequence ATGAAAGCGATATGGAAAAGTTTTCTCAGCTACTCACTGGTGGGACTGGCCAATACGCTGATCCATTGGCAGATATTTTTTGTGCTACGAGTGGCTGTCGGTCTCAATCAGGCAACGAGTAATTTCACGGCCTTTTGCGTGGCTGCCTCGTTCTCCTTTTATGTCAACGCGCTTTACACCTTCGAGGCTAAACTCTCGGTAACGAGCTATGTGTTTTTCCTCTGTGTCATGGGCGTGCTCAGTTTTATCGTCGGTCACGTTGGGGACCGCTGGCACCTTCAGGGTCTGCTGACCGTAGCGGCATTCTCGCTGTTGAGTCTGGTGTTCGGCTTTCTGTTTTCCTGGTCTGTAGTGTTTCGCGGACGTCGTCCATGA
- a CDS encoding glycosyltransferase family 2 protein codes for MNISLIVPVYNEEQAIGLFYKSVRQHPQLRDHCVEIVFINDGSLDQTATLARDIALADNLVLLISFSRNFGKEPALFAGVEYASGDVVIPMDVDLQDPIEVIPRLIAEWEKGAEVVLAKRRDRSSDSYLKRGCAALFYRLLDQIGYPHIERNVGDFRLMDRKVVEVIKTLPEYQLFMKGVLSWAGFNTVIIEYDRASRAAGNSKFNVWKLWNLALEGITSFSTVPLRLWTYVGSCISLISLAYAVYMVLDKLFFGNDVPGYPSLITAILFLGGVQLIGIGVLGEYIGRIYLETKHRPRYVIKEMIRGGRLKPRDES; via the coding sequence ATGAATATTTCGCTGATTGTTCCTGTGTACAACGAAGAGCAGGCCATCGGCTTGTTTTACAAAAGTGTCCGCCAGCATCCGCAGCTCAGGGATCATTGCGTCGAGATCGTATTCATCAACGATGGCAGCCTCGACCAGACCGCCACCCTGGCCCGTGATATTGCGTTGGCTGACAACCTGGTCCTGTTGATCAGCTTTTCCCGAAATTTTGGCAAGGAACCAGCGTTGTTTGCCGGAGTCGAGTATGCCAGCGGCGATGTGGTTATTCCGATGGATGTGGACCTGCAAGATCCCATTGAGGTTATTCCGAGACTTATCGCCGAATGGGAAAAGGGCGCCGAGGTGGTGCTGGCAAAGCGTCGCGATCGTTCATCCGACAGTTATCTCAAGCGGGGATGTGCTGCACTGTTCTATCGCCTGCTCGATCAGATTGGCTACCCTCATATCGAACGCAACGTGGGCGATTTTCGCCTGATGGATCGCAAGGTCGTGGAAGTCATCAAGACCCTCCCCGAGTATCAGCTATTCATGAAAGGCGTGTTGTCGTGGGCCGGTTTCAACACCGTCATCATCGAATACGACCGCGCGAGTCGCGCCGCTGGCAACAGTAAGTTCAACGTTTGGAAGTTGTGGAACCTGGCGCTCGAAGGCATCACGTCGTTCAGTACCGTGCCGTTGCGGTTGTGGACTTATGTGGGGAGTTGCATCTCGCTGATTTCGCTGGCGTATGCCGTCTACATGGTCCTGGACAAGTTGTTCTTCGGAAATGATGTACCCGGCTATCCTTCGTTGATAACCGCGATTCTATTTCTGGGCGGTGTGCAACTGATCGGCATAGGGGTATTGGGTGAATACATCGGGCGGATTTATCTGGAAACCAAGCACCGGCCGCGGTATGTCATCAAGGAGATGATCCGGGGAGGTCGGCTCAAGCCCCGGGATGAATCATGA
- a CDS encoding glucosyltransferase domain-containing protein: MRISDLVYRELNRQQIALFFLSASLLYVLPLILADFRYIDDNWRTLEAGTAWTVQGRWFSELLYQTLSFTSAAPDIFPLPLLLAVLAMSLALTRLTFYYFPQPTLACCLVTLPLWYNPFLLQNLSYQYDGPGMALSLVAVIYAITFQGASRIRQWWVPTALLVLAFGLYQISFNVFLGLCCLELLRAAYKREPCLQWLQMLGWKLTQLGLAMLIYFAAAVMLMRTERTALLNWKADPLLQISINIGRVVEKVALLFHGGYTWIFSVLVLCALIGFVRLTCRVCVRERQRWKSVVMLLGCLLTLPLLVLLVPGITLFFRDFNEGARTLMGFGVLLMLLFYLAYLALAPIHRRLPLLLVIPLLATLSLSFAYGRVLTLQKSFANGALYSLGYDITSHRALYEAKRIYISVTYSDSWLASACGSFKQLPVLHYLLNIDYFMLSKNLPLMGITNVAVERERRNATHVGYLGYVPVVDNQYYRIYLLGDYGFIVMKEPARINRSTVNCRDLAH, from the coding sequence ATGAGAATCAGCGATCTTGTCTATCGCGAACTCAATCGCCAACAGATCGCGCTATTTTTTTTATCAGCAAGCTTGCTGTACGTCCTGCCGTTGATCCTCGCTGATTTTCGCTATATCGACGATAACTGGCGGACGCTGGAAGCGGGTACTGCTTGGACTGTCCAAGGACGTTGGTTCAGTGAATTGTTGTATCAAACGTTGTCCTTCACCAGCGCCGCGCCGGACATTTTTCCGCTGCCTTTGTTGCTCGCCGTGTTGGCTATGTCCCTGGCTTTGACTCGCCTGACCTTTTATTACTTTCCTCAGCCGACACTGGCGTGCTGCCTGGTTACGTTGCCCCTCTGGTACAACCCCTTCCTGTTGCAGAACCTGTCGTATCAATACGATGGTCCGGGTATGGCGCTGAGTCTGGTCGCTGTTATTTACGCAATTACCTTTCAGGGTGCATCGCGAATTCGTCAGTGGTGGGTGCCAACGGCGTTGTTGGTGCTGGCCTTCGGGCTCTATCAGATCAGCTTCAATGTGTTTCTGGGCCTGTGTTGCCTAGAACTGCTCAGGGCGGCATACAAACGGGAGCCATGCCTACAGTGGCTGCAAATGTTGGGTTGGAAGCTGACTCAGCTTGGCTTGGCGATGCTGATTTACTTCGCCGCCGCCGTCATGCTCATGAGAACGGAGCGGACTGCATTATTGAATTGGAAAGCCGATCCGCTTCTGCAGATCAGCATCAATATTGGACGGGTGGTGGAGAAGGTGGCGCTGTTGTTTCACGGCGGATACACCTGGATATTCTCCGTTCTGGTCCTGTGTGCGCTGATCGGTTTCGTACGATTGACCTGCAGGGTGTGCGTGCGTGAACGGCAACGTTGGAAAAGTGTGGTGATGCTGCTGGGTTGTTTGCTGACGCTGCCCTTATTGGTCCTGTTGGTACCTGGCATCACGCTGTTTTTCCGCGACTTCAATGAAGGTGCTCGCACCCTGATGGGTTTCGGGGTGCTGTTGATGTTGCTGTTTTATCTTGCTTATCTGGCCCTTGCGCCGATTCATCGTCGACTGCCGCTGCTGCTGGTCATTCCGCTTTTGGCAACGCTTTCGCTGTCCTTCGCTTATGGCCGAGTGCTGACCTTACAAAAATCCTTCGCCAATGGAGCGCTTTACAGTCTGGGGTATGACATCACTTCGCACCGGGCACTGTACGAAGCCAAGCGGATTTACATATCCGTCACTTATTCTGACTCTTGGTTGGCAAGCGCTTGCGGCTCGTTCAAACAGCTGCCGGTTCTGCATTATCTGCTCAACATCGACTACTTTATGCTTTCGAAAAACTTGCCGTTAATGGGCATCACCAACGTGGCGGTCGAACGTGAGCGGCGTAATGCGACCCACGTCGGCTATCTAGGATATGTGCCCGTCGTGGACAATCAGTATTACCGAATTTATCTACTGGGCGACTATGGTTTCATCGTTATGAAAGAGCCCGCGCGGATCAATCGCAGCACTGTTAACTGCCGCGATTTGGCTCATTAA
- a CDS encoding FMN-binding glutamate synthase family protein: MSLSLLSRYAFFAGCVIFTLASLPFLQHDWLWPIALVTGLLSLLGLFDLLQSRHAVRRNYPILGNIRYLVEGIRPEIRQYLLESDSDALPFSRAQRSLVYSRAKNESADKPFGTLIDVYQTGFEFIGHSMRPAPLSDPSGFRVTVGGPQCTQPYSASVFNISAMSFGSLSANAIRALNQGAKLGNFAHDTGEGSISPYHREHGGDLTWELGSGYFGCRTSDGRFDPERFAAQAQNPQVRMIEIKMSQGAKPGHGGILPKHKVTREIAETRGILMGEDCVSPSRHSAFSTPIELMRFVQQLRELSGGKPVGFKFCLGHPWEFMGIAKAMLETGILPDFIVVDGKEGGTGAAPVEFTDHIGVPLREGLLFVHNTLVGLNLRDKIKLGASGKIVSAFDIASVLAIGADWANAARGFMFAIGCIQSQSCHTNKCPTGVATQDTLRQRALVVPDKAQRVYNFHRNTLKALAEMLAAAGLEHPSQLQPKHLVRRMSATEVKLFSQLHVFLKPGELLTGEVNGAFYSRMWQMARADSFEPREVVAA, encoded by the coding sequence ATGAGCCTGTCTCTGCTGAGCCGCTACGCCTTCTTCGCCGGCTGTGTCATTTTCACCCTCGCCAGCCTGCCGTTTCTGCAACACGACTGGCTCTGGCCGATTGCGCTGGTGACCGGGCTGTTGAGCCTGCTGGGGTTGTTCGACTTGCTGCAAAGCCGCCACGCCGTACGGCGCAACTACCCGATCCTGGGCAATATCCGCTACCTGGTCGAAGGCATCCGCCCGGAGATCCGCCAGTACCTGCTCGAATCCGACAGCGATGCCCTGCCCTTCTCCCGGGCCCAACGCTCGCTGGTGTATTCCCGGGCCAAGAACGAAAGCGCCGACAAACCGTTCGGCACCTTGATCGACGTCTACCAGACCGGCTTCGAATTCATCGGCCATTCCATGCGCCCGGCCCCACTGAGCGACCCCAGCGGTTTTCGGGTGACGGTCGGCGGCCCGCAGTGCACACAGCCGTACTCCGCGTCGGTGTTCAACATCTCGGCCATGAGCTTCGGCTCCCTGAGCGCCAACGCCATCCGGGCGTTGAACCAGGGGGCCAAGCTGGGCAACTTCGCCCACGACACCGGTGAAGGCAGTATCAGCCCCTACCATCGCGAACACGGTGGTGACCTGACCTGGGAGCTGGGCAGCGGCTATTTTGGCTGTCGTACAAGCGACGGGCGCTTCGACCCCGAACGTTTCGCCGCCCAGGCCCAGAACCCGCAGGTGCGGATGATCGAAATCAAGATGAGCCAGGGCGCCAAACCCGGCCACGGCGGCATCCTGCCCAAGCACAAGGTCACCCGGGAAATCGCCGAAACCCGTGGCATCCTCATGGGCGAGGATTGTGTTTCGCCGTCACGCCACAGCGCGTTTTCCACGCCGATCGAACTGATGCGGTTCGTCCAGCAACTGCGTGAGCTGTCCGGCGGCAAACCGGTGGGCTTCAAGTTCTGCTTGGGTCATCCGTGGGAATTCATGGGCATTGCCAAGGCCATGCTGGAAACCGGGATCCTGCCCGACTTCATCGTGGTGGACGGCAAGGAAGGCGGCACGGGCGCCGCGCCAGTGGAGTTCACCGATCACATCGGCGTGCCGCTGCGCGAGGGCCTGCTGTTCGTGCATAACACCCTGGTGGGCCTGAACCTACGGGACAAGATCAAGCTCGGCGCCAGTGGCAAGATCGTCAGCGCCTTCGACATCGCCAGCGTCCTGGCCATCGGCGCCGACTGGGCCAACGCCGCGCGTGGCTTCATGTTCGCCATCGGCTGCATCCAGTCGCAAAGCTGCCACACCAACAAATGCCCCACCGGCGTCGCCACCCAGGACACCCTGCGCCAGCGCGCCCTGGTCGTCCCGGACAAGGCCCAGCGGGTCTACAACTTCCACCGCAACACCCTCAAGGCCCTGGCCGAAATGCTCGCCGCCGCCGGGCTTGAACACCCTTCGCAATTGCAGCCCAAGCATCTGGTACGGCGTATGTCGGCCACCGAGGTCAAGTTGTTCTCTCAGTTGCATGTGTTTTTGAAGCCGGGGGAATTGCTGACGGGTGAGGTCAACGGGGCGTTTTATTCGCGGATGTGGCAGATGGCGCGGGCGGACAGTTTTGAGCCGCGGGAGGTGGTGGCGGCATGA
- a CDS encoding ATP-binding protein, which produces MLSAYGSAEEAIASPELVVNLRKLREQVELDFLVEDIPLLIKESKDGIGRVGQIVKDLKDFSRVDSSQEWQMANLQQGMDSTLNIVANEIKYKADVVKEYTPLPEVECLPSQINQVIMNLIVNAAQAIGPERGTITLRNGVGDETVWIEVADNGSGIPPETLQKIFDPFFTTKPIGQGTGLGLSLSYGIVKKHNGEITVRSEVGVGTTFRVELPVRQMKQAS; this is translated from the coding sequence ATGCTCAGCGCCTACGGCAGCGCCGAAGAGGCCATCGCCTCACCGGAGCTGGTGGTGAACTTGAGAAAACTGCGCGAACAGGTGGAGCTGGATTTCCTGGTCGAGGACATCCCCTTGCTGATCAAGGAATCCAAGGATGGCATCGGCCGTGTCGGGCAGATCGTCAAGGACCTGAAGGACTTCTCCCGCGTTGACTCCAGCCAGGAATGGCAGATGGCCAATTTGCAGCAGGGCATGGATTCGACGTTGAACATCGTCGCCAATGAAATCAAGTACAAGGCCGACGTGGTCAAGGAGTACACACCGTTGCCGGAGGTGGAATGCCTGCCGTCGCAGATCAACCAGGTGATCATGAACCTGATCGTCAACGCCGCCCAGGCCATCGGCCCCGAACGCGGCACCATCACCCTGCGCAACGGGGTCGGTGATGAAACCGTCTGGATCGAAGTAGCGGACAACGGCTCGGGCATCCCCCCCGAAACCCTGCAGAAAATCTTCGACCCGTTCTTCACCACCAAACCCATCGGCCAGGGCACGGGGCTCGGGCTGTCGTTGTCCTACGGCATCGTGAAAAAACACAACGGCGAGATCACCGTACGCAGCGAAGTCGGCGTCGGCACAACCTTTCGCGTGGAATTACCGGTGCGGCAGATGAAGCAGGCGAGCTGA